The following are from one region of the Dermatophilaceae bacterium Sec6.4 genome:
- a CDS encoding MBL fold metallo-hydrolase: MGRGVHFVHGPASNWVILAEGGEVSLIDCGYPGDWLAVKESLACIGYSPADVGWLFITHAHADHIGSAERLRRDYGTKVLACTAEAAHARRLVLNQVTREEVTVYAADPLVRTWMEHAIALGGLEDVAVAAVTEIAEGVPGPGPLAPVPHVVPGHTPGHTVFEIRAAGALVTGDALISGHPTSAQQGPQMLHPMFHTDLARARQSLRSLAAIDAHVLLPGHGDPLFMRPATAVRAVLDEARPVPNAHEPARG, encoded by the coding sequence GTGGGCCGCGGGGTCCACTTCGTGCATGGCCCTGCTTCCAACTGGGTAATCCTGGCCGAGGGCGGTGAGGTCTCCCTAATCGATTGCGGTTATCCCGGCGACTGGCTCGCCGTAAAAGAATCCTTGGCCTGCATTGGCTACTCCCCAGCGGACGTCGGCTGGTTGTTCATCACGCACGCTCACGCTGACCACATCGGCTCTGCGGAGCGACTTCGCCGTGATTACGGCACGAAAGTGCTTGCTTGCACCGCAGAAGCCGCCCACGCTCGTCGTCTGGTACTCAACCAGGTGACCCGCGAGGAGGTGACCGTCTATGCCGCTGATCCTTTGGTGCGGACATGGATGGAGCATGCGATCGCGCTCGGCGGGCTCGAAGATGTAGCGGTTGCTGCCGTTACTGAGATCGCTGAAGGTGTTCCGGGGCCGGGGCCCCTGGCCCCAGTCCCGCATGTTGTGCCAGGGCACACGCCTGGGCACACCGTCTTCGAGATTCGCGCTGCAGGAGCTTTGGTGACTGGGGATGCGTTGATCAGCGGGCACCCCACCAGTGCGCAGCAGGGTCCCCAAATGCTTCATCCGATGTTTCACACCGACCTAGCTCGAGCCCGGCAAAGCCTGCGGTCCCTCGCAGCGATAGATGCACATGTCCTACTGCCTGGCCATGGTGACCCCTTGTTTATGAGGCCAGCGACGGCTGTGCGCGCGGTCCTCGATGAGGCCAGACCTGTTCCAAATGCCCACGAACCAGCCAGAGGGTGA
- a CDS encoding SDR family oxidoreductase, translated as MADPLSVLVFGASRGIGRATARRYQELGHHVAGTRRPGGSVPDGVLDLEADITNTSSIAAAHDAAIAAHGALDVLVVASGITRDSFLLRMSDEDLRDVIETNLIGPINVVRCAWRSMWRARKGSVVLLSSTGAKVGQSAQANYTASKAGLEGFIRSASREGAKRGIRINALAPGATDTDMLKAVPDAVLERMKDGIPMGRISTEDEIAAAIIDYAAMTYVTGQTLYVSGGV; from the coding sequence ATGGCTGATCCCCTCTCTGTCCTCGTATTCGGTGCAAGTCGCGGGATCGGCCGCGCCACGGCGCGTCGATACCAGGAGCTGGGGCATCACGTCGCAGGTACCCGCCGGCCAGGTGGGTCAGTGCCAGACGGGGTGTTGGATCTCGAAGCAGACATCACCAACACCTCGAGTATCGCGGCCGCGCATGACGCCGCGATAGCAGCGCACGGAGCCCTCGATGTCTTGGTCGTCGCATCGGGCATCACGCGCGATAGCTTCCTACTTCGCATGTCCGACGAGGATCTCAGAGATGTGATCGAGACGAACCTGATCGGACCTATCAACGTCGTGCGATGCGCGTGGCGCAGTATGTGGCGAGCCCGCAAGGGATCCGTGGTGCTGCTCTCCTCAACCGGCGCCAAGGTCGGCCAAAGCGCGCAGGCGAACTACACCGCTAGCAAGGCAGGCCTCGAAGGCTTCATACGGTCAGCATCCCGCGAAGGTGCAAAACGAGGCATCCGAATCAACGCTCTCGCACCCGGCGCAACTGACACCGACATGCTCAAAGCAGTCCCTGACGCTGTCCTCGAGCGGATGAAAGACGGCATTCCCATGGGCCGCATCTCGACCGAAGACGAGATCGCCGCCGCGATCATTGACTACGCGGCTATGACCTACGTGACTGGCCAAACCCTCTACGTCAGCGGCGGCGTCTAA